Proteins from a single region of Nodularia sp. LEGE 06071:
- the glp gene encoding gephyrin-like molybdotransferase Glp, whose amino-acid sequence MLSVSDAEAIILNLVQPLDPQRDIEIIDLLAADRRIISTPVTSKLDFPHWDNSAMDGYAVRYEDVQQPTSLEIVEEIPAGYQPQSIVQPGQAARIFTGAVMPMGADTVVMQEKTRREDNLVFILAAPQPQEFVRHKGAFYQAGKQLLPRGVKLNPPEIAVLAAAQCAELSVYRRPRVAIFSSGDELVTPDKVLEPGQIVDSNQYALAALVKETGGEPLLLGIIQDNPDALREAIAYAITHADIVLSSGGVSVGDYDYIDQILESLGAEIHIQSVAISPGKPLTVATFPTPHSPLPTPQSPIFFGLPGNPVSALVTFWRFVQPAIRKLSGLAGGWEPEFLQVRSHHELKSNGKRETYIWGSLHLIDGVYEFHKAGGSHSSGNLINLAQTNALAVLPVGQTVISPQAEVQVLHLALG is encoded by the coding sequence ATGCTATCAGTTAGCGATGCAGAGGCAATTATTTTAAATTTGGTGCAACCGTTAGATCCGCAACGGGATATAGAAATTATAGATTTATTGGCAGCAGACAGACGAATTATTTCCACTCCTGTCACCAGTAAATTAGATTTTCCCCATTGGGATAATTCGGCAATGGATGGCTACGCAGTTCGTTACGAAGATGTCCAGCAGCCAACAAGTTTAGAAATTGTCGAAGAAATTCCCGCAGGATATCAACCCCAGTCTATAGTTCAACCAGGGCAAGCAGCGCGAATTTTTACAGGTGCAGTGATGCCAATGGGGGCGGATACTGTGGTGATGCAGGAAAAAACACGCCGAGAAGATAACCTTGTATTTATTTTAGCTGCACCCCAACCACAGGAATTTGTTAGACACAAAGGGGCTTTTTACCAAGCTGGAAAACAATTATTACCCAGAGGAGTGAAATTAAATCCTCCAGAAATTGCAGTTTTAGCGGCGGCGCAATGTGCAGAATTAAGTGTTTACCGTCGTCCCCGTGTGGCAATTTTTTCTAGTGGTGACGAGTTGGTAACGCCTGATAAAGTTTTGGAACCTGGTCAAATTGTCGATTCTAATCAATACGCTTTAGCTGCTTTGGTGAAAGAGACGGGGGGAGAACCATTATTGTTAGGTATTATTCAAGATAATCCAGATGCTTTGAGAGAGGCGATCGCCTATGCCATAACTCATGCTGATATAGTTTTATCGTCTGGTGGTGTATCAGTAGGCGATTATGACTATATTGATCAAATCCTGGAATCACTGGGGGCGGAAATTCATATTCAGTCTGTAGCTATCAGTCCAGGTAAACCCCTCACTGTCGCCACTTTCCCCACTCCCCACTCCCCACTCCCCACTCCCCAATCCCCAATCTTCTTTGGTTTACCGGGAAATCCGGTTTCGGCTTTGGTGACTTTCTGGCGATTTGTGCAACCAGCGATTCGGAAGCTTTCGGGGTTGGCTGGAGGTTGGGAACCGGAATTTTTGCAGGTGCGATCGCATCACGAGTTAAAATCCAACGGCAAGCGAGAAACATACATTTGGGGTAGCTTGCATTTAATTGATGGAGTTTATGAATTTCACAAAGCCGGTGGTAGTCACAGTTCGGGGAATTTAATTAATTTAGCTCAAACTAATGCTTTAGCTGTTCTGCCTGTGGGTCAAACAGTGATTTCTCCACAAGCAGAGGTGCAAGTTTTACATCTTGCGTTGGGATGA